From a region of the Tenggerimyces flavus genome:
- a CDS encoding MerR family transcriptional regulator, translating to MRISAAAHELGTSPRMLRYRESLGLLPTPSQGHRQYSDEALSVARLALELEQHYDVSPAALAFAIRVLAEPSVAASVRELAERTGRLPTAAETERERALKWLGRSGVLPPRI from the coding sequence ATGCGGATCTCGGCAGCGGCTCACGAGCTCGGAACCTCGCCTCGGATGCTGCGCTATCGGGAGTCGCTCGGCCTGCTCCCCACCCCGTCACAAGGGCACCGGCAGTACTCCGACGAGGCCCTGTCCGTCGCCCGCCTGGCGCTGGAGTTGGAGCAGCACTACGACGTGTCGCCCGCCGCCCTGGCCTTCGCCATCCGGGTGCTGGCCGAGCCGTCGGTGGCGGCGTCGGTACGAGAGCTGGCCGAACGTACCGGCCGCCTCCCCACCGCCGCCGAGACCGAGCGCGAACGAGCCCTCAAATGGCTCGGCCGCAGCGGCGTCCTACCTCCCCGAATCTGA
- a CDS encoding cation diffusion facilitator family transporter: protein MSAEGGTKAVVAALLANSGIAVTKFIAFLLTQSSAMLAESIHSVADAGNQVLLLVGKKRSEREANELHPFGYGRERYIYAFIVSIVLFSVGGLFALYEGWHKVSEPHPITAWQWVPVVVLLIAIVLETLSFRTAIVEANHVRGSASWKNFIRRAKSPELPVILLEDLGALVGLVLALIGVSLTLITGNGIWDGLGSMSIGVLLVIIAIILAVEMKSLLIGESATAEHVAAIEKAIADEPLVDRLIHMKTLHIGPEELLVAAKIAVTASDRASDVADAINAVEERIRAAVPIARAIYVEPDLDRAPAESAPPLS, encoded by the coding sequence ATGAGCGCAGAGGGAGGCACCAAGGCAGTCGTTGCTGCCTTGCTCGCCAATTCGGGTATCGCGGTGACGAAGTTCATCGCGTTCTTGCTCACCCAGTCGTCGGCGATGTTGGCCGAGTCGATCCACTCGGTGGCGGATGCCGGTAACCAGGTTCTGCTGCTCGTCGGCAAGAAGCGCTCGGAGCGCGAGGCGAACGAGCTGCACCCGTTCGGCTATGGGCGCGAGCGGTACATCTACGCGTTCATCGTGTCGATCGTGCTGTTCTCGGTCGGTGGACTCTTCGCGCTGTACGAGGGGTGGCACAAGGTCAGCGAGCCGCACCCGATCACGGCGTGGCAGTGGGTGCCGGTCGTGGTGCTGCTGATCGCGATCGTGCTGGAGACGCTGTCGTTCCGTACGGCGATCGTCGAGGCGAACCACGTACGCGGGTCGGCGTCGTGGAAGAACTTCATCCGGCGGGCCAAGTCGCCGGAGCTGCCGGTGATCCTGCTCGAGGACCTCGGCGCGCTGGTCGGTCTGGTGCTCGCGCTGATCGGCGTCTCGCTGACCCTGATCACCGGGAACGGCATCTGGGACGGCCTCGGCTCGATGTCGATCGGCGTGCTGCTGGTGATCATCGCGATCATCCTGGCCGTGGAGATGAAGAGCTTGCTGATCGGCGAGTCCGCGACCGCCGAGCACGTGGCGGCGATCGAGAAGGCGATCGCCGACGAGCCGCTGGTGGATCGGCTGATCCACATGAAGACGCTGCACATCGGCCCGGAGGAACTGCTGGTGGCGGCCAAGATCGCCGTGACGGCGTCGGACCGCGCCTCGGACGTGGCTGATGCCATCAACGCGGTCGAAGAACGCATCCGCGCAGCCGTCCCGATCGCCCGCGCCATCTACGTCGAGCCCGACCTCGACCGCGCCCCCGCCGAGAGCGCGCCACCGCTGTCCTAG
- a CDS encoding Trm112 family protein translates to MNLDQELLEILACPACKSALRVDDGANELVCTSGACGLAYPVRDDIPVLLVDEARKPGEKPSEAASDDDAPTE, encoded by the coding sequence GTGAACCTCGACCAAGAACTGCTCGAGATCCTGGCCTGCCCGGCCTGCAAGTCGGCTCTGCGCGTGGACGACGGCGCGAACGAGCTGGTCTGCACGAGCGGGGCCTGCGGGCTCGCGTACCCAGTGCGCGACGACATTCCCGTGCTGCTCGTCGACGAAGCGCGCAAGCCCGGCGAGAAGCCGAGCGAAGCGGCTTCCGACGACGACGCGCCGACCGAGTAG
- a CDS encoding integrase core domain-containing protein, whose amino-acid sequence MLAPTPSADTIGWHLRHHHQVMVSRATINRVLGRAGAVTPEPSKRPKSSYIRFEAEQPNECWQSDFTHYRLTRPDGTSGADTEIITWLDDCSRYALSVTVHWRVTGPIVLARFRETVAAHGIPASTLTDNGMVFTTRFSGGKGGRNHLEHALRELNITQKNGKPNHPQTQGKVERFQQTMKKWLHAQPAQPTTITELQTLLDAFVAEYNQRRPHRSLPHQATPATIYTTRPKATPSTDRSTDWRASHFPDCGPHTVPSGKENWWWREGRARSRRSFARRRLGWWSRAAAELPMSRVKSGSVRPLWAIG is encoded by the coding sequence ATGCTGGCGCCGACACCATCGGCCGACACCATCGGCTGGCACCTGCGGCACCATCACCAGGTCATGGTGTCGCGGGCGACGATCAACCGGGTCCTGGGCCGGGCGGGCGCGGTCACACCAGAACCGTCCAAGCGCCCGAAGAGTTCCTACATCCGCTTCGAAGCCGAGCAGCCGAACGAGTGCTGGCAGTCCGACTTCACCCACTACCGGCTCACTCGCCCAGACGGCACCTCAGGCGCCGACACCGAGATCATCACCTGGCTCGACGACTGCTCCCGCTACGCCTTGTCGGTCACCGTGCACTGGCGGGTCACCGGCCCGATCGTGCTCGCCCGGTTCCGCGAAACCGTTGCAGCGCACGGGATTCCGGCATCCACGTTGACCGACAACGGGATGGTGTTCACCACCCGGTTCTCCGGCGGCAAGGGCGGCCGCAACCACCTCGAACACGCGCTCCGAGAGCTGAACATCACCCAGAAGAACGGCAAACCGAACCACCCGCAGACCCAGGGCAAGGTCGAACGCTTCCAGCAGACGATGAAGAAGTGGCTACACGCCCAACCAGCCCAGCCCACCACCATCACCGAGCTGCAGACCCTCCTCGACGCCTTCGTGGCCGAATACAACCAGCGCCGGCCGCACCGCTCCCTGCCCCACCAGGCCACCCCCGCCACGATCTACACCACTCGACCCAAAGCCACCCCCAGCACCGACCGCAGCACCGACTGGCGTGCCTCCCACTTTCCGGACTGCGGACCGCATACGGTCCCGTCTGGAAAGGAGAATTGGTGGTGGCGAGAAGGAAGGGCACGTTCACGCCGGAGTTTCGCGAGGAGGCGGCTCGGCTGGTGGTCGAGAGCGGCCGCCGAATTGCCGATGTCGCGCGTGAAATCGGGGTCGGTGAGACCACTTTGGGCAATTGGGTGA
- the manA gene encoding mannose-6-phosphate isomerase, class I, with translation MQLLENPIRPYAWGSPTAIPEMLGVEPTGEPQAELWMGAHPGSPSLVGGRSLVDVIEADPAGELGPAVLEGFGPRLPFLLKVLAAADPLSLQAHPNPEQGREGFERENDEGIPLSAPERNYKDAGAKPELICALTDFSALVGFQPPARTLASVDALGAAELEPYVAHLREQPDARGVRAAFTMLMTAPVAEQRRLVAAVLARARSSSLPEAALLRLLGSKHPGDPGVIAALLLNHVDLRPGEALYLPAGNLHAYLSGVGVEILANSDNVLRGGLTSKHIDLPELLRLLDFTPAAARVLVPEARPGGEEVYPTPAPDFRLSRITVSAEHEVKLEAAGPQILLCVAGSAVAQSERGQVSLARGASAFAGASDGAVTLSGDGVIFRATAGLAV, from the coding sequence ATGCAGCTCCTGGAGAACCCGATCCGCCCGTACGCCTGGGGTTCGCCCACCGCGATCCCCGAGATGCTTGGAGTCGAACCGACCGGCGAGCCGCAGGCCGAGCTGTGGATGGGCGCCCATCCGGGGTCGCCGTCGTTGGTCGGCGGCCGTTCGCTCGTGGACGTGATCGAGGCGGATCCCGCGGGTGAGCTGGGGCCGGCCGTCCTCGAGGGCTTCGGCCCGCGACTGCCGTTCCTGTTGAAGGTGCTGGCGGCTGCCGATCCGTTGTCGCTGCAGGCGCACCCGAACCCGGAGCAGGGGCGGGAGGGGTTCGAACGGGAGAACGACGAGGGCATCCCGCTGTCGGCTCCGGAGCGGAACTACAAGGACGCGGGCGCGAAGCCGGAGCTGATCTGCGCGCTGACCGACTTCTCCGCGCTGGTGGGCTTCCAGCCGCCGGCTCGTACGTTGGCCTCGGTCGACGCGCTGGGGGCGGCCGAGCTGGAGCCGTACGTCGCTCATCTGCGCGAGCAGCCGGACGCGCGAGGGGTGCGGGCGGCTTTCACGATGCTGATGACGGCGCCGGTGGCCGAGCAGCGGCGGCTGGTCGCCGCCGTACTCGCGCGGGCTCGGTCGTCGTCGCTGCCGGAGGCCGCGTTGCTGCGGCTGCTCGGGTCGAAGCACCCGGGCGATCCCGGCGTGATCGCGGCGTTGCTGCTGAACCACGTCGACCTGCGGCCGGGGGAGGCGCTGTACCTGCCGGCGGGCAACCTGCACGCGTACCTGTCCGGCGTCGGCGTGGAGATCCTCGCGAACTCCGACAACGTGCTGCGCGGCGGTCTGACCAGCAAGCACATCGACCTGCCGGAGCTGCTGCGGCTGCTCGACTTCACGCCTGCTGCGGCTCGGGTCTTGGTGCCGGAGGCTCGGCCGGGCGGCGAAGAGGTGTACCCGACGCCGGCGCCGGACTTCCGGCTGTCGCGGATCACGGTGTCGGCCGAGCACGAGGTGAAGCTCGAGGCGGCAGGGCCGCAGATCCTGCTGTGCGTCGCTGGTTCCGCCGTGGCGCAGAGCGAGCGCGGCCAGGTGTCGTTGGCGCGGGGCGCCTCGGCGTTCGCAGGCGCTTCGGACGGCGCGGTGACGCTTTCCGGGGACGGCGTGATCTTCAGGGCGACGGCCGGTCTGGCTGTCTAG
- a CDS encoding SIS domain-containing protein yields MSVQSFDESLLDDAEALQHADAALRGLAEAGARVRTEANASNDVAERLTQLGRPRALVAAGADARLLRAVLEPWCPVPFVAWPGPGLPGWVGALDLVVVLAPGGSDAETQSAVQEAVRRGSTLIVACPTQSPLAEMAEGRDTILVPSQTGDALAVAVVVLQLLHVLELGPEVNGESVAMALDDVASRCSPYADLASNPAKDLSLVLAEALPLVWGGSVLAARAGRRVAETLRRASGRAALAADADHLVPVIEGSPPRDLFADPWADPAATPLRPALFVLDDGSEQPVIRANRGRLLATAEKAQVHTRTISWTEGPEVARYAALQSMGTYVAIYLAVGLGKYLPAAT; encoded by the coding sequence GTGTCGGTTCAATCGTTCGACGAAAGCCTGCTCGACGACGCCGAGGCGTTGCAGCACGCCGATGCGGCGCTGCGCGGCCTGGCCGAGGCCGGCGCGCGCGTACGGACCGAGGCGAACGCGAGCAACGACGTCGCGGAACGGCTCACCCAGCTGGGCCGGCCGCGCGCCCTGGTGGCGGCCGGCGCGGACGCCCGGCTGCTGCGTGCCGTGCTCGAGCCGTGGTGCCCGGTGCCGTTCGTCGCCTGGCCCGGACCCGGCCTGCCGGGGTGGGTCGGCGCGCTCGACCTGGTCGTCGTGCTCGCGCCCGGCGGCTCCGACGCGGAGACGCAGTCGGCCGTGCAGGAGGCGGTACGTCGCGGCAGCACGCTGATCGTCGCCTGCCCGACGCAGTCGCCGCTCGCGGAGATGGCCGAGGGGCGCGACACGATTCTGGTGCCGTCGCAGACCGGTGACGCGCTCGCCGTGGCCGTCGTCGTTCTGCAGCTGTTGCACGTGCTCGAGCTCGGACCCGAGGTCAATGGCGAGTCGGTCGCGATGGCGCTCGACGACGTGGCCTCGCGCTGCTCGCCGTACGCCGACCTCGCCTCGAACCCGGCGAAGGACCTGTCGCTCGTGCTCGCCGAGGCGTTGCCACTCGTGTGGGGTGGCTCGGTCCTCGCGGCCCGCGCCGGCCGCCGGGTGGCGGAGACGTTGCGCCGAGCTTCCGGTCGCGCCGCGTTGGCGGCCGACGCCGACCATCTCGTTCCGGTGATCGAGGGCTCGCCTCCGCGCGACCTGTTCGCCGACCCCTGGGCCGACCCGGCGGCGACCCCGCTGCGGCCCGCGTTGTTCGTTCTCGACGACGGCTCGGAGCAGCCCGTGATCCGCGCGAACCGCGGCCGGCTGCTGGCGACCGCGGAGAAGGCGCAGGTGCACACCCGCACGATCAGCTGGACCGAGGGTCCGGAGGTCGCGCGGTACGCGGCGTTGCAGTCGATGGGGACGTACGTCGCGATCTACCTCGCGGTCGGACTGGGTAAGTACCTGCCGGCAGCCACCTGA
- a CDS encoding DUF3499 domain-containing protein — protein sequence MGSLRRCSRTACLRPAIATLTYVYADSTAVLGPLATYAEPHCYDLCAEHAERLTAPRGWEVIRLAPDPDALRPSHDDLEALANAVREAARPEESSDQPPVEVGRRGHLRVLRTPDST from the coding sequence GTGGGGTCGCTTCGGAGATGTTCGCGGACGGCATGTCTGCGCCCGGCGATCGCGACGCTGACCTACGTCTACGCCGACTCGACCGCGGTGCTGGGTCCGTTGGCGACGTACGCCGAGCCGCACTGCTATGACCTGTGCGCCGAGCACGCGGAGCGGCTCACCGCGCCGCGCGGCTGGGAGGTGATCCGGCTCGCGCCGGATCCCGACGCGCTCCGCCCTTCGCACGACGACCTCGAGGCGCTGGCGAACGCGGTCCGCGAGGCCGCCCGCCCGGAGGAGTCCTCCGACCAGCCTCCGGTCGAGGTCGGCCGCCGCGGTCACCTGCGCGTCCTGCGTACTCCCGACTCGACCTGA
- a CDS encoding alpha/beta hydrolase family protein: protein MRKPKPKLRPLAVATVVICLLSALVSAPAAGASADVRLYLPEPTGPYPTGTTRLHLVDEKRTDDLAPTPRDRELMVQLWYPAVPVGTKAPYAPTHEAAGLQEYYPVPAGGFSEAVTHSRANAPAIPGRYPVVLMYHGLCAARTDTTAINEELASRGFVVVAIGSTYEAWKVEFPGGRVASTSDPEFCGAASGDIESPKNLALLNKLQRVRVGDVSFVLDELERRPRELPRFLGRSLALDEVGIFGHSMGGATAAWATAADKRIRAGANLDGLFVGPVRKTGLKKPFLIMASEYHHTTLPDPTWADVLPKLDGWHRWLRLRQAGHYRFVDLGGSAEQWNLRATMGPDAWQANFGDIDDHRSQQIVIRYTTAFFERFLKGQREPLLDKPSAKYPEVEFRATSSAG from the coding sequence ATGCGCAAGCCCAAGCCCAAGCTCCGCCCCCTTGCGGTGGCGACCGTTGTCATCTGCCTGCTCAGTGCGCTCGTCTCCGCGCCCGCGGCCGGTGCAAGCGCTGACGTGCGCCTCTATCTGCCCGAGCCGACCGGGCCGTACCCGACCGGCACGACCCGACTCCATCTCGTCGACGAGAAGCGCACCGACGACCTCGCTCCGACGCCGCGCGACCGCGAGCTGATGGTCCAGCTCTGGTATCCAGCCGTCCCGGTCGGCACCAAGGCTCCGTACGCGCCTACACACGAAGCCGCCGGACTGCAGGAGTACTACCCCGTCCCCGCGGGCGGCTTCAGCGAAGCGGTGACACACAGCAGGGCGAACGCGCCGGCGATTCCGGGGCGGTATCCGGTCGTGCTGATGTACCACGGGCTGTGCGCCGCGCGGACCGACACGACCGCCATCAACGAGGAGCTGGCGAGCCGCGGGTTCGTCGTCGTGGCGATCGGCAGTACGTACGAAGCGTGGAAGGTCGAGTTCCCCGGCGGCCGGGTCGCGAGTACGTCGGACCCCGAGTTCTGCGGCGCCGCGAGCGGCGACATCGAGAGCCCCAAGAACCTCGCGCTGCTGAACAAGCTGCAGCGCGTACGCGTCGGCGACGTCTCGTTCGTTCTCGACGAGCTCGAGCGTCGGCCAAGGGAGCTGCCGCGCTTCCTCGGCCGTTCGCTGGCACTGGACGAGGTGGGCATCTTCGGCCACTCGATGGGCGGCGCCACCGCCGCCTGGGCCACCGCCGCGGACAAGCGGATCCGTGCGGGAGCCAACCTCGACGGGCTGTTCGTCGGGCCGGTACGCAAGACCGGCTTGAAGAAACCGTTCCTCATCATGGCCAGCGAGTACCACCACACGACCCTGCCCGACCCGACCTGGGCGGACGTCCTGCCGAAGCTCGACGGCTGGCATCGATGGCTCCGGCTGCGCCAGGCCGGCCACTACCGCTTCGTCGACCTCGGCGGCAGCGCCGAGCAGTGGAACCTCCGCGCAACGATGGGGCCGGACGCGTGGCAAGCCAACTTCGGCGACATCGACGACCATCGCTCCCAGCAGATCGTGATCCGCTACACGACGGCGTTCTTCGAACGGTTCTTGAAGGGTCAGCGCGAGCCGCTCCTCGACAAGCCGTCAGCGAAGTACCCGGAGGTCGAGTTCCGCGCAACGTCAAGCGCGGGTTGA
- the ahcY gene encoding adenosylhomocysteinase, protein MSFEYKVADLNLADFGRKEITLAEHEMPGLMAVREEFGAAQPLQGAKIMGSLHMTIQTAVLIETLTALGADVRWVSCNIFSTQDHAAAAVVVGKDGTPDDPKGVPVFAWKGETLEEYWWCTEQALTWPGGEGPNMLLDDGGDATLLVHKGAEYEKNGVVPAPETADSEEFAIVLRLLHNTFATDKQKWSTIAGRIKGVTEETTTGVHRLYEMAKAGTLLFPAINVNDSVTKSKFDNKYGIRHSLIDGINRGTDVLIGGKVAVVCGYGDVGKGAAESLRGQGARVVVTEVDPICALQAAMDGFQVALLEDVVETADIFITTTGNFNIITADDMTRMKHQAIVGNIGHFDNEIDMAGLAKVPGIEKIEVKPQVHKWVFPDGHAILVLSEGRLLNLGNATGHPSFVMSNSFTNQVIAQLELFTKTDEYPIGVYVLPKHLDEKVARLHLPALGAKLTELTKEQAAYIGVDVAGPYKPDHYRY, encoded by the coding sequence ATGTCGTTCGAGTACAAGGTCGCGGACCTGAACCTCGCGGACTTCGGCCGCAAGGAGATCACCCTGGCCGAGCACGAGATGCCGGGTCTGATGGCCGTCCGCGAGGAGTTCGGCGCGGCCCAGCCCCTCCAGGGCGCGAAGATCATGGGCAGCCTGCACATGACGATCCAGACCGCCGTACTCATCGAGACCCTCACCGCCCTCGGCGCCGACGTGCGCTGGGTGAGCTGCAACATCTTCTCCACCCAGGACCACGCCGCGGCCGCGGTCGTCGTCGGCAAGGACGGCACGCCGGACGACCCGAAGGGTGTCCCCGTCTTCGCCTGGAAGGGCGAGACGCTCGAGGAGTACTGGTGGTGCACCGAGCAGGCGCTCACCTGGCCCGGTGGTGAAGGTCCGAACATGCTGCTCGACGACGGCGGTGACGCCACGCTGCTCGTACACAAGGGTGCGGAGTACGAGAAGAACGGCGTCGTCCCGGCTCCGGAGACCGCGGACAGCGAGGAGTTCGCGATCGTTCTCCGCCTGCTCCACAACACCTTCGCGACCGACAAGCAGAAGTGGTCGACGATCGCGGGTCGCATCAAGGGCGTCACCGAGGAGACGACGACCGGCGTCCACCGCCTGTACGAGATGGCGAAGGCCGGCACGCTGCTGTTCCCGGCGATCAATGTCAACGACTCGGTGACGAAGTCGAAGTTCGACAACAAGTACGGCATCCGCCACTCGCTGATCGACGGCATCAACCGCGGCACCGACGTCCTCATCGGCGGCAAGGTCGCGGTCGTCTGCGGGTACGGCGACGTCGGCAAGGGCGCGGCCGAGTCGCTCCGCGGCCAGGGCGCGCGCGTCGTCGTCACCGAGGTCGACCCGATCTGCGCGCTGCAGGCGGCGATGGACGGCTTCCAGGTCGCGCTGCTCGAGGATGTCGTGGAGACCGCCGACATCTTCATCACCACGACCGGCAACTTCAACATCATCACCGCCGACGACATGACCCGGATGAAGCACCAGGCGATCGTCGGCAACATCGGGCACTTCGACAACGAGATCGACATGGCCGGACTCGCGAAGGTTCCGGGCATCGAGAAGATCGAGGTCAAGCCGCAGGTCCACAAGTGGGTCTTCCCCGATGGGCACGCGATCCTCGTCCTGTCCGAGGGCCGGCTGCTCAACCTGGGAAACGCGACTGGGCACCCTTCGTTCGTGATGTCGAACAGCTTCACCAACCAGGTGATCGCGCAGCTCGAGCTGTTCACGAAGACCGACGAGTACCCGATCGGCGTGTACGTCCTGCCGAAGCACCTCGACGAGAAGGTCGCCCGCCTCCACCTGCCCGCGCTGGGTGCGAAGCTCACCGAGCTGACCAAGGAGCAGGCCGCCTACATCGGCGTCGACGTGGCGGGTCCGTACAAGCCCGACCACTACCGCTACTGA
- a CDS encoding VOC family protein produces MTDERLTAKQFQDSDGVEDWRVLAFGANAWFDAPSHAAGAELVRRIADLGGRQPDVNLRASGVHVRIPSPPDLTTADVELARQISAAARDLGRAADPSAVQDVQVTIDVLDKAAVVPFWQTALGYDLVGDDDLVDPMRRHPAIWFQQQSDPRPLRNRIHLDIVRPNALAADGVEAVGGRATGVIEVGLADAEGNEADVIPLGPAERLEAPETADWSGPFAGMVFYPVSSPQQGAEVAAVAAGMADEAGMPMMIDLRPGGVLLDTGKDQEWNDPFPELARKIQAAARGMGLAADPAPLRFVQVGIDAADVPVLRHFWRTVLGYEEDQREHVTDLFDPRRLNAPVFFLEIDTSEEDRRKQRNRIHVDVFVPNDQAQARIDAALAAGGRIVYDAEAPEWWTLADPEGNEVDIAVSVGREELWQERAGA; encoded by the coding sequence ATGACCGACGAGCGGCTCACCGCGAAGCAGTTCCAGGACTCCGACGGGGTCGAGGACTGGCGCGTTCTCGCCTTCGGCGCGAACGCGTGGTTCGACGCGCCCTCGCACGCCGCCGGCGCTGAGCTGGTGCGCCGGATCGCCGACCTCGGCGGGCGCCAGCCGGACGTCAACCTGCGCGCCAGTGGCGTGCACGTACGTATCCCCTCCCCGCCCGACCTCACCACTGCCGACGTGGAGCTGGCGCGGCAGATCTCCGCGGCCGCGCGCGACCTCGGCCGAGCCGCCGATCCGTCGGCCGTGCAGGACGTCCAGGTGACGATCGACGTGCTCGACAAGGCGGCGGTGGTCCCGTTCTGGCAGACCGCGCTGGGGTACGACCTGGTGGGCGACGACGACCTGGTCGACCCGATGCGGCGGCACCCGGCGATCTGGTTCCAGCAGCAGAGCGACCCACGACCGTTGCGCAACCGGATCCACCTCGACATCGTGCGCCCGAACGCGCTGGCCGCCGACGGAGTCGAGGCGGTCGGCGGCCGTGCCACCGGGGTGATCGAGGTGGGTCTCGCCGACGCCGAGGGCAACGAAGCGGACGTCATCCCGCTCGGGCCGGCGGAGCGCCTGGAGGCACCGGAGACCGCTGACTGGAGTGGTCCGTTCGCCGGGATGGTGTTCTACCCGGTCTCCTCGCCCCAGCAGGGCGCCGAGGTCGCCGCCGTCGCGGCGGGGATGGCCGACGAGGCCGGCATGCCGATGATGATCGACCTGCGCCCGGGCGGCGTGCTGCTCGACACCGGCAAGGACCAGGAGTGGAACGACCCGTTCCCGGAGCTGGCCCGCAAGATCCAGGCCGCGGCGCGGGGGATGGGGCTGGCCGCGGACCCGGCTCCGCTGCGGTTCGTCCAGGTCGGGATCGATGCCGCCGACGTCCCCGTGCTCCGTCACTTCTGGCGGACCGTCCTCGGCTACGAGGAGGACCAGCGCGAGCATGTCACCGACCTCTTCGACCCGCGCAGGCTCAACGCACCGGTGTTCTTCCTGGAGATCGACACCTCGGAGGAGGACCGGCGCAAGCAGCGCAACCGCATCCACGTCGACGTCTTCGTACCGAACGACCAGGCCCAGGCACGCATCGATGCGGCCCTCGCAGCAGGCGGCCGGATCGTCTACGACGCCGAGGCGCCGGAGTGGTGGACGCTCGCCGACCCCGAGGGCAACGAGGTCGACATCGCAGTCTCGGTGGGTCGCGAAGAGCTCTGGCAGGAGCGGGCCGGCGCCTGA
- a CDS encoding phosphomannomutase/phosphoglucomutase, with the protein MSDAGAVFKAYDIRGVAPDELDDDLARRIGAAFVHVVASPKVVVGRDMRLSSPGLAAAFIEGVTSQGVDVIDIGLASTDLLYFASGRLGLPGAMFTASHNPGKYGGIKLCRAGAAALSRDTGLAELRILADKDFEPAESQGSVEHSDLLAAYADYLRELVPLEHIRPLTVVVDAGNGMAGHTVPAVLAGLPIEVVPLYFELDGTFPNHEANPLDPENLRDLQERVRYEGADLGLAFDGDADRCWVVDEEGESVSPSAVTALIAARELEREPGATIIHNVITSRAVPEIVRERGGHPVRTLVGHSIIKARMAETGAIFGGEHSAHFYFRDFWHADSGLLAALHLLAALGTDEMPLSELMAGYERYVSSGEINTTVADHDATMTLVKKQYASRSDVTIDELDGFTVEHPDWWFNLRPSNTEPLLRLNAEASDQATMERIRDEVLDLVRGVGREASPS; encoded by the coding sequence GTGTCAGATGCAGGGGCGGTCTTCAAGGCGTACGACATCCGCGGTGTCGCGCCCGACGAGCTCGACGACGACCTCGCGCGCCGGATCGGTGCCGCGTTCGTCCACGTCGTGGCCTCGCCGAAGGTCGTCGTCGGCCGCGACATGCGCCTCTCCTCGCCTGGCCTCGCCGCCGCGTTCATCGAGGGCGTGACCAGCCAGGGCGTCGACGTGATCGACATCGGGCTCGCCTCGACCGACCTGCTCTACTTCGCCAGCGGCCGCCTCGGACTCCCCGGCGCGATGTTCACCGCGAGCCACAACCCCGGCAAGTACGGCGGCATCAAGCTGTGTCGCGCCGGCGCCGCCGCGCTGAGCCGCGACACCGGGCTCGCCGAGCTGAGGATCCTCGCCGACAAGGACTTCGAGCCCGCCGAAAGCCAAGGCTCGGTCGAGCACAGCGACCTGCTCGCCGCGTACGCCGACTACCTCCGCGAGCTCGTCCCGCTCGAACACATCCGCCCGCTCACCGTCGTCGTCGACGCCGGCAACGGGATGGCCGGCCACACCGTTCCGGCCGTGCTCGCCGGGCTGCCGATCGAGGTCGTTCCGCTCTACTTCGAGCTCGACGGCACGTTCCCGAACCACGAGGCCAACCCGCTCGACCCGGAGAACCTCCGCGACCTGCAGGAACGCGTCCGCTACGAGGGCGCCGACCTCGGTCTGGCGTTCGACGGCGACGCGGACCGCTGCTGGGTCGTCGACGAGGAGGGCGAGTCGGTCTCGCCGTCCGCCGTCACCGCGCTGATCGCCGCCCGCGAGCTCGAGCGGGAGCCGGGCGCGACGATCATCCACAACGTGATCACCTCGCGCGCCGTCCCCGAGATCGTCCGCGAACGTGGCGGCCACCCGGTACGGACGCTCGTCGGCCACTCGATCATCAAAGCCCGGATGGCGGAGACCGGCGCGATCTTCGGCGGCGAGCACTCCGCGCACTTCTACTTCCGCGACTTCTGGCACGCCGACTCCGGCCTGCTCGCCGCGCTGCACCTGCTCGCCGCGCTCGGCACCGACGAGATGCCGCTGTCGGAGCTGATGGCCGGGTACGAACGGTACGTGTCGTCGGGCGAGATCAACACGACCGTGGCGGACCATGATGCGACGATGACGCTGGTGAAGAAGCAGTACGCCAGCCGCTCGGACGTGACGATCGACGAGCTGGACGGGTTCACGGTCGAACACCCCGACTGGTGGTTCAATCTCCGCCCGTCCAACACCGAGCCGCTGCTTCGGCTCAACGCGGAGGCCTCCGACCAGGCCACCATGGAACGGATCCGCGACGAGGTCCTCGACCTCGTACGCGGCGTGGGAAGGGAAGCATCGCCCTCGTGA